One segment of Deinococcus multiflagellatus DNA contains the following:
- a CDS encoding FAD-dependent oxidoreductase, with product MGRWFLHARVRPGRYTAGHDHNQAARLAPGTTPPWRHGPIGHGAQHADGHASLSFSCPRIRADLNDGTDSWHLSAAQVRGAQAITRPSAFCRASPPGCGAAHLDMVAPMVGSRETRRIAGDGPLTLAGRLNCARFPGSICRNHSPANIHSRHSGKLIHERRGRACPRPLPGGSARCPLAPRSCWRQGARQQSV from the coding sequence GTGGGGCGCTGGTTTCTTCATGCCCGCGTGCGCCCTGGCCGCTACACTGCCGGGCATGACCACAATCAGGCGGCGCGCCTCGCGCCGGGAACAACACCGCCTTGGCGGCACGGGCCTATAGGTCACGGCGCGCAACACGCCGACGGACATGCCTCTCTCAGCTTCTCCTGCCCACGCATCCGCGCCGACCTGAACGACGGCACCGATTCCTGGCACCTCAGCGCGGCGCAGGTGAGGGGCGCGCAGGCAATCACGCGGCCATCAGCGTTTTGCCGGGCCTCGCCGCCAGGATGTGGGGCGGCCCATCTGGACATGGTGGCGCCGATGGTGGGCAGTCGCGAAACGCGGCGCATTGCGGGCGACGGGCCCCTCACGCTGGCCGGTCGTCTGAACTGCGCTCGCTTCCCGGGCAGCATTTGTCGCAACCACTCCCCGGCGAACATTCACAGCCGGCACAGCGGCAAGCTGATCCATGAGCGTAGGGGCCGCGCCTGCCCCAGACCCCTCCCAGGAGGTTCCGCGCGCTGCCCGTTGGCGCCCCGAAGCTGCTGGCGCCAGGGCGCGCGCCAGCAGTCCGTTTGA
- a CDS encoding Panacea domain-containing protein produces MTIAITNPQRTGYAAEVVANAFLELAREEGRALTQMQVHKLVFIAHGFTLALLGRPLIYNTVHAWRGGPVVRRLWQLWGERGTQPIEGRLPVAQGEPELAGDPEALDVIRSVWAAYGQMDGLELSRLTHRPGSPWSQIYGQAPDLIPDQVTREYYTALARSA; encoded by the coding sequence ATGACCATCGCCATCACCAACCCGCAGCGCACCGGCTACGCCGCCGAAGTGGTGGCGAACGCCTTTCTGGAACTGGCCCGGGAAGAGGGCCGCGCTCTGACCCAGATGCAGGTGCACAAGCTGGTGTTTATCGCGCACGGCTTTACCCTGGCGCTGCTGGGCCGGCCACTCATTTACAACACCGTGCATGCGTGGCGCGGCGGGCCGGTGGTGCGCCGGTTGTGGCAACTGTGGGGCGAGCGCGGCACCCAGCCCATTGAGGGCCGCCTGCCGGTGGCCCAGGGCGAACCCGAGTTGGCCGGCGACCCCGAGGCGCTGGACGTGATTCGCAGTGTCTGGGCCGCCTACGGTCAGATGGACGGCCTGGAACTGTCGCGCCTGACCCACCGGCCCGGCAGTCCCTGGTCCCAGATTTACGGGCAGGCCCCCGACCTCATTCCCGATCAGGTCACGCGCGAGTACTACACGGCCCTGGCCCGCAGCGCCTGA
- the nadC gene encoding carboxylating nicotinate-nucleotide diphosphorylase produces the protein MLSLDDRLLAALAEDIGRGDATTLATIPAHQPARAEVLLKEPGVLSGLEVAARVFALVDERVTVTWTAQDGEARERGVFGTLTGPARSLLTGERLALNLLQRLSGVATQTRRYVDALGEGQTRLLDTRKTTPLWRDLEKQAVRHGGGFNHRAGLDDGLLIKDNHVAAAGGIAEAIRRAREYAYLLKVECEVPDLPGLDEALRAGADRVLLDNMNDALLAEAVALRDRVAPHVTLEASGNMTLARLPRVQESGVDFVSAGALTHSAPALDISLNFQPEDQP, from the coding sequence ATGCTGAGCCTGGATGACCGCCTGCTCGCCGCCCTGGCCGAGGACATTGGGCGCGGCGACGCTACCACGCTGGCGACCATTCCCGCCCATCAGCCGGCCCGCGCTGAAGTCCTGCTGAAAGAGCCCGGGGTGCTGAGCGGCCTGGAGGTGGCGGCGCGCGTGTTTGCTCTGGTGGACGAGCGCGTGACCGTCACCTGGACCGCCCAGGACGGCGAGGCGCGCGAACGCGGCGTGTTTGGCACCCTGACGGGCCCGGCGCGCAGCCTGCTCACTGGCGAGCGGCTGGCCCTGAACCTTCTGCAGCGCCTGAGTGGCGTGGCGACCCAGACGCGGCGGTATGTGGACGCGCTGGGCGAAGGACAGACGCGCCTGCTGGACACCCGCAAGACCACGCCGCTGTGGCGCGACCTGGAAAAGCAGGCGGTGCGCCACGGCGGCGGTTTCAACCACCGCGCGGGGCTGGACGACGGCCTCCTGATCAAGGACAACCATGTGGCGGCGGCGGGCGGGATTGCCGAGGCGATTCGCCGCGCCCGCGAGTACGCGTACCTGCTGAAGGTGGAGTGCGAGGTGCCGGACCTGCCGGGGCTGGACGAAGCCCTGCGCGCAGGGGCCGACCGCGTGCTGCTGGACAACATGAACGACGCCCTGCTGGCCGAGGCGGTGGCCCTGCGTGACCGCGTGGCCCCCCACGTCACCCTGGAGGCCAGCGGCAACATGACCCTGGCGCGCCTGCCCCGCGTGCAGGAAAGCGGCGTGGACTTCGTGAGTGCCGGCGCCCTGACCCATTCGGCCCCCGCCCTGGACATCAGCCTGAACTTTCAGCCCGAGGACCAACCATGA
- the hisS gene encoding histidine--tRNA ligase, with the protein MTRPTPISGFPEFLPAEQLVFDRVLATIRATYERYGFTSIETPAVERRDTLVARGGDDKEIYTLSRLTTGSGSTETELALHFDLSVPLARYVAQHADGLVFPFQRAQIQKVWRGERPQAGRFREFYQADLDVVGRGRLGLTYDALLPAVISDTLSAIGVGPFCIRLNHRQLLQGWATGAGLPAALVPAALRVLDKLEKIGIDAVRTQLTSTCGLNPARVTTFLELATASRPGTQVLDDLAAGALPLNAALEQGIQELQDVTATMQALGVPDTHYRLDLSVARGLGYYTGTVYETGLQAFPTLGSICSGGRYENLAEAFGPERFPGVGMSIGVSRFVPALMAAGVLAPAAATCAPVLVTTLRQTLRAETFRLGAELRQAGINTEMYLESDRLGQQLRYAARKGFVLVAIVGEDELAAGVVRVRHLATGTEQVWPRDTWTADVRRWLAEPA; encoded by the coding sequence ATGACCCGACCCACGCCCATCAGTGGCTTTCCCGAATTCCTGCCCGCTGAGCAGTTGGTCTTTGACCGCGTGCTGGCCACCATCCGCGCGACATATGAGCGTTACGGCTTTACGTCTATAGAAACGCCAGCAGTAGAACGACGGGACACGCTGGTGGCCCGCGGAGGCGACGACAAGGAAATCTACACCCTGTCCCGCCTCACCACCGGTTCTGGCAGCACCGAAACGGAACTCGCCCTGCACTTCGACCTGTCCGTGCCCCTGGCGCGCTACGTGGCCCAGCACGCGGACGGGCTGGTGTTTCCGTTTCAACGCGCCCAGATTCAGAAGGTGTGGCGGGGCGAGCGGCCCCAGGCTGGCCGGTTTCGGGAGTTCTACCAGGCTGACCTGGACGTGGTGGGCCGTGGCCGCCTTGGCCTAACCTACGACGCCCTGCTGCCTGCCGTGATCAGCGACACCCTGAGCGCCATTGGGGTGGGCCCCTTCTGCATTCGGTTGAATCACCGGCAACTGCTGCAGGGCTGGGCCACCGGAGCGGGGCTGCCCGCCGCCCTGGTTCCCGCCGCCCTGCGCGTGCTCGATAAGCTGGAGAAGATTGGCATAGACGCGGTGCGTACGCAGCTCACGTCCACCTGTGGGCTGAACCCCGCCCGGGTCACGACCTTTCTCGAACTGGCCACCGCCTCACGCCCAGGCACGCAGGTGCTCGATGACCTTGCGGCCGGTGCCCTGCCACTGAATGCCGCCCTGGAGCAGGGCATTCAGGAACTTCAGGACGTGACAGCCACCATGCAGGCGCTGGGCGTGCCGGACACCCACTACCGCCTGGACCTGAGTGTGGCCCGGGGGCTGGGGTACTACACGGGCACGGTTTACGAAACCGGGTTGCAGGCCTTTCCGACGCTAGGCAGCATCTGTTCCGGGGGGCGGTACGAGAATCTGGCCGAGGCCTTTGGCCCTGAGCGTTTTCCAGGCGTGGGCATGTCCATCGGCGTGAGCCGGTTTGTCCCGGCCCTGATGGCTGCGGGCGTACTGGCGCCAGCTGCCGCCACCTGCGCGCCGGTCCTCGTGACCACGCTGCGCCAGACCCTGCGGGCAGAAACCTTTCGCCTGGGCGCCGAGTTGAGGCAGGCGGGCATCAACACGGAGATGTACCTGGAGTCCGACCGCCTGGGGCAGCAACTGCGGTACGCCGCCCGAAAGGGGTTCGTGCTGGTGGCCATTGTGGGTGAGGATGAACTGGCCGCTGGGGTGGTCCGCGTGCGGCACCTCGCCACGGGCACAGAGCAGGTGTGGCCGCGAGACACCTGGACAGCCGATGTTCGCCGTTGGCTGGCTGAACCCGCGTAA
- the icd gene encoding NADP-dependent isocitrate dehydrogenase yields MDKHIKVPAQGEKITMQNGQLTVPNHPIIPFVEGDGTGPDIWRASVRVLDAAVEAAYGGERKIEWMEVYAGEKSLEVYGENEWLPQGTINAFNEYLFGIKGPLTTPVGTGIRSINVALRQELDLYACVRPVQYFEGVPSPVKRPGDVNMVIFRENTEDIYAGIEYKAGTDEADKVRGFLTREMGVKKIRFPETSSFGIKPVSKEGTERLVRAAIQYAVDNGRKSVALVHKGNIMKFTEGGFRDWGYELAKREFGAVELDGGPWLKLPNGIVIKDVIADNFLQQILLRPTDYDVIATLNLNGDYISDALAAQVGGIGIAPGANINYVTGHAIFEATHGTAPKYAGKDVINPSSVILSGEMMLRYMGWTEAADLILKGLDATIQQKTVTYDFARGMDGATEVKTSEFADRIIENIKASKA; encoded by the coding sequence ATGGATAAGCACATCAAGGTGCCCGCGCAGGGCGAAAAGATCACCATGCAGAACGGCCAGCTGACCGTTCCCAACCACCCCATCATTCCCTTCGTGGAAGGCGACGGCACGGGCCCCGACATCTGGCGCGCCAGCGTGCGCGTGCTGGACGCGGCAGTGGAAGCGGCCTACGGGGGCGAACGCAAGATCGAGTGGATGGAAGTCTACGCGGGCGAAAAGAGCCTGGAAGTCTACGGCGAGAACGAGTGGCTGCCGCAGGGCACCATCAACGCCTTTAACGAGTACCTGTTCGGCATCAAGGGCCCGCTGACCACCCCCGTGGGCACCGGCATCCGCTCCATCAACGTGGCGCTGCGCCAGGAACTGGACCTGTACGCCTGCGTGCGCCCGGTGCAGTACTTCGAGGGCGTGCCCAGCCCCGTCAAGCGCCCAGGTGACGTGAACATGGTGATCTTCCGCGAGAACACCGAAGACATCTACGCGGGCATTGAGTACAAGGCCGGCACCGACGAGGCCGACAAGGTGCGCGGGTTCCTGACCCGCGAAATGGGCGTCAAGAAGATTCGCTTCCCCGAAACCAGCTCGTTTGGCATCAAGCCCGTGTCCAAGGAAGGCACCGAGCGCCTCGTGCGCGCCGCTATCCAGTACGCCGTGGACAATGGCCGCAAGAGCGTGGCGCTGGTGCACAAGGGCAACATCATGAAGTTCACGGAAGGCGGCTTCCGCGACTGGGGCTATGAACTCGCCAAGCGCGAATTCGGCGCGGTGGAACTGGACGGCGGCCCCTGGCTCAAACTGCCCAACGGCATCGTCATCAAGGACGTGATTGCCGACAACTTCCTGCAGCAGATCCTGCTGCGCCCCACCGACTACGACGTGATCGCCACGCTGAACCTGAACGGCGACTACATCAGTGACGCGCTGGCGGCGCAGGTGGGCGGCATTGGCATCGCGCCCGGCGCGAACATCAACTACGTGACGGGCCACGCCATCTTCGAGGCCACCCACGGCACCGCGCCCAAGTACGCCGGCAAGGACGTCATCAACCCCTCCTCCGTGATCCTGAGCGGCGAGATGATGCTGCGCTACATGGGCTGGACCGAGGCCGCCGACCTGATCCTGAAGGGTCTGGACGCCACCATCCAGCAGAAGACCGTGACCTACGACTTCGCCCGTGGCATGGACGGCGCCACGGAAGTGAAGACCAGCGAGTTCGCCGACCGGATTATCGAGAACATCAAGGCCAGCAAGGCGTAA
- a CDS encoding L-aspartate oxidase: MNTVETELLVVGGGVAGAYAALTARSYGADVLLACKGALTGGSTRWAQGGVAAPVESGDEASHAADTLKAGRGLCEPDAVAVFVREARTQVDTLRDLGVTFSPHVTLEGGHSRARIRHTGDATGYAVSLALSTALRAGQGPALQVQEGAFVQTLRRSGGRVVGADLLTPAGPVRVRAGAVLLATGGFGRLFGVTTAPPEGTGDGVGLAWTAGAALRDLEFVQFHPTAVVRGHEAQLVTEAARGEGAQLLNARGERFMARYDEALELAPRDVVARAIAAEMAATGGVWLDLRHLGEAFVHARFPTVTESLGRWGLNPGTDLIPVQPAVHYTMGGVQTDVDGRATVPGLYAAGEVASSGLHGANRLASNSLSEGLVFGARAARAALAELRTPQDDGEAPPLAGVDPACLPRLRAVMDQAAGLRRNATDLEAALAGWTWPAAPQATRASLEAGHLATLGELLLRAALARKESRGGHCRTDFPAETTPPRHTVWGQGRDGQPVLREVPVGLAVGVR; the protein is encoded by the coding sequence GTGAACACAGTCGAGACCGAGCTCTTGGTGGTGGGCGGCGGTGTGGCCGGGGCCTACGCGGCCCTGACGGCGCGCAGCTACGGCGCGGACGTGCTGCTGGCCTGCAAGGGCGCGCTGACCGGCGGCTCGACCCGCTGGGCGCAGGGCGGCGTGGCGGCGCCCGTGGAGAGCGGCGACGAGGCCAGCCACGCCGCCGACACCCTGAAGGCGGGCCGGGGCCTGTGCGAACCCGACGCGGTGGCGGTCTTCGTGCGCGAGGCCCGCACCCAGGTGGACACCCTGCGCGACCTGGGCGTGACCTTTTCCCCGCATGTGACGCTGGAAGGCGGCCACAGCCGCGCCCGGATTCGGCACACCGGCGACGCCACCGGGTACGCGGTCAGCCTCGCCCTGAGCACGGCTCTGCGCGCAGGACAGGGGCCGGCCCTGCAGGTGCAGGAGGGGGCGTTTGTGCAGACCCTGCGCCGCTCGGGCGGGCGGGTGGTGGGCGCCGACCTGCTGACCCCGGCTGGGCCCGTGCGGGTGCGAGCCGGCGCCGTGCTCCTGGCCACCGGGGGCTTTGGGCGTCTGTTCGGCGTGACCACGGCCCCCCCCGAGGGCACCGGCGACGGCGTGGGGCTGGCCTGGACGGCAGGCGCAGCCCTGCGCGACCTGGAATTCGTGCAGTTTCACCCCACCGCCGTGGTACGCGGCCACGAGGCCCAGCTGGTGACCGAGGCGGCGCGCGGCGAGGGCGCCCAGCTGCTGAACGCCCGGGGCGAGCGCTTCATGGCCCGCTACGACGAGGCCCTGGAACTGGCCCCGCGCGACGTGGTGGCGCGCGCCATTGCCGCCGAAATGGCGGCCACAGGCGGCGTGTGGCTGGACCTGCGCCATCTGGGCGAGGCGTTCGTGCACGCGCGCTTTCCCACCGTCACCGAATCGCTGGGCCGCTGGGGCCTGAATCCGGGCACCGACCTGATTCCGGTGCAGCCCGCCGTGCACTACACCATGGGCGGCGTGCAGACCGATGTGGACGGCCGCGCTACGGTGCCGGGCCTGTACGCGGCGGGCGAGGTGGCCTCCAGCGGACTGCACGGCGCCAACCGGCTGGCCAGCAACAGCCTCTCGGAAGGGCTGGTGTTCGGGGCGCGGGCCGCCCGCGCCGCCCTGGCTGAGTTGCGCACGCCCCAGGACGATGGCGAGGCGCCCCCACTGGCCGGGGTGGACCCCGCCTGCCTGCCCAGGCTGCGCGCCGTGATGGACCAGGCGGCGGGCCTGCGCCGCAACGCAACGGACCTGGAGGCCGCGCTGGCGGGCTGGACGTGGCCGGCCGCGCCCCAGGCCACCCGCGCCAGCCTGGAAGCCGGGCACCTCGCCACCCTGGGAGAACTGCTGCTGCGGGCCGCCCTGGCCCGCAAGGAGTCGCGCGGCGGACACTGCCGCACCGACTTTCCCGCCGAGACCACGCCCCCCAGGCACACCGTCTGGGGGCAGGGCCGCGACGGCCAGCCGGTCCTGCGCGAGGTGCCCGTGGGGCTGGCCGTGGGGGTCCGGTGA
- a CDS encoding histidine phosphatase family protein: MTGLPPGTLLLVRHAKAAGQAPEAPLTPDGQLGAQALATGLADLGITRIVSSPWARAVATAQPLAGALGLDIHTDPRLTERVLTGRPVGWWRGALRLSFQVPVLRFPGGESGRRAGVRAHAALAEARDPGGVCVVVTHGNLLALALGLGFAEWATLRNPDVWVCSPGTPPRRLSP, from the coding sequence GTGACCGGCCTGCCCCCCGGCACCCTCCTGCTGGTGCGCCACGCAAAGGCCGCCGGGCAGGCGCCAGAGGCCCCCCTGACCCCAGACGGCCAGCTCGGGGCCCAGGCACTGGCCACCGGGCTGGCGGACCTGGGCATCACCCGGATCGTCAGCAGTCCGTGGGCCCGGGCAGTGGCGACCGCGCAGCCGCTGGCCGGGGCCCTGGGCCTGGACATTCACACCGACCCCCGCCTGACGGAACGGGTGCTGACGGGTCGGCCGGTGGGCTGGTGGAGGGGCGCCCTGCGCCTGAGTTTTCAGGTGCCTGTCCTGCGCTTTCCGGGCGGAGAATCGGGGCGCCGGGCCGGGGTCCGCGCGCACGCTGCGCTGGCCGAGGCGCGCGACCCGGGGGGCGTCTGCGTGGTCGTCACCCACGGCAACCTGCTGGCCCTGGCACTGGGGCTGGGTTTTGCCGAGTGGGCCACCCTGCGCAACCCGGACGTCTGGGTGTGCTCGCCCGGCACCCCGCCCCGGCGACTGAGCCCCTAA
- a CDS encoding MIP/aquaporin family protein, with amino-acid sequence MPGLSACPDHPAPPLGPALLAEGLGTFVLTLMTVAAAALAQGHLLPDLVAHALTPALVILTMIFTLGDLSGAHFNPVVTLAFALRGAFPWGRVLPYVGAQFAASAAAAALLRTVTPLPHPTERVLAAGATLLEVGATFFLLTVILGVAHRNQTLKVSAGLIVGTAVGLDHLLTNPLSAVAMNPAKSFGPALLRADLAGSWPHLLGPLAGALLALAFTRLTRDPANAQECEAAQGRDRFQ; translated from the coding sequence ATGCCCGGCCTGAGCGCTTGCCCCGACCATCCCGCCCCGCCGCTGGGCCCTGCCCTGCTGGCCGAGGGGCTGGGAACCTTTGTGCTGACCCTGATGACCGTGGCCGCTGCCGCGCTGGCCCAGGGCCACCTGCTGCCCGACCTCGTGGCCCACGCCTTGACCCCCGCCCTGGTGATCCTGACCATGATCTTCACGCTGGGCGACCTCTCCGGGGCCCATTTCAATCCCGTGGTCACGCTGGCCTTCGCGCTGCGGGGCGCCTTTCCCTGGGGGCGGGTGCTGCCTTACGTGGGGGCCCAGTTCGCGGCGTCAGCTGCCGCCGCGGCCCTGCTGCGCACGGTGACGCCGCTGCCCCACCCCACCGAGCGGGTGCTCGCGGCCGGGGCGACGCTGTTGGAAGTGGGCGCGACCTTTTTCCTGCTGACGGTGATTCTGGGTGTGGCGCACCGCAACCAGACGCTGAAGGTCAGCGCGGGGCTCATTGTGGGGACGGCCGTGGGCCTGGACCATCTGCTGACCAATCCGCTCTCGGCGGTGGCGATGAACCCCGCCAAGAGCTTTGGGCCAGCGCTGCTGCGCGCCGATCTGGCCGGCAGTTGGCCGCACCTGCTGGGGCCACTGGCCGGGGCCCTGCTGGCGCTGGCCTTCACCCGGCTGACCCGGGACCCTGCCAACGCCCAGGAATGCGAGGCGGCGCAGGGCAGAGACAGATTCCAATAG
- a CDS encoding B12-binding domain-containing radical SAM protein, producing MSYWRTTLKPLLDAETGTIFKQAPIRVTLAFPNRYSVGMASLGYQVIYRMFNQEEGVACERAFLPDDVEAFERTGQALPTVETGRDAGDCQLFALSVSFELDLTNIIRTLDVAGLRPLREERDDTDALVMIGGPFTSSNPYPLTPFADIIVIGDGEQIVPVISEALREANSREDFYDLVDGMPGIFLPARHAHEPKWATAPKELLPAYSQIVTPHSELSNMFLVEAQRGCPRPCTFCLARTMYGPNRNNQAQELLDTIPDWVEKVGLVGAALSDFPHTKYVGRVLTDRGIKLGVSSIRADTVDAELAEILKAGGLRTFTVASDAPSERLRRWLKKGITTEDLLKTAHISRDLGFKGIKVYMMIGLGPENDDDITELIEFTRELAKINRIALGISPFVPKRHTPHFADPFAGVQTIEKRMKRIQKELRTTAELRNVSAKWAWVESVIARGGPEVGMAAYQIYRNESIGAWKKALDEVGWSDEFEANMPTIGLPPGQYESKDVSAHAQGLAI from the coding sequence TTGAGTTACTGGCGCACCACCTTAAAACCCCTTCTGGATGCCGAAACCGGCACCATCTTCAAACAGGCCCCCATCCGCGTGACCCTGGCCTTTCCCAACCGCTACAGCGTGGGTATGGCCTCGCTGGGGTATCAGGTCATCTACCGCATGTTCAACCAGGAAGAAGGCGTGGCCTGCGAGCGTGCCTTCCTGCCCGACGATGTGGAGGCCTTCGAGCGCACCGGGCAGGCGCTGCCCACGGTGGAAACCGGGCGCGACGCCGGCGACTGCCAGCTGTTTGCCCTGAGCGTGTCCTTTGAGCTGGACCTGACGAACATCATCCGTACGCTGGACGTGGCCGGGCTGCGCCCACTGCGTGAAGAGCGCGACGACACTGACGCCCTGGTGATGATCGGCGGGCCCTTTACCAGTTCCAATCCCTACCCGCTGACGCCCTTTGCCGACATCATCGTGATTGGCGACGGCGAGCAGATCGTGCCCGTGATCAGCGAGGCGCTGCGCGAGGCGAACAGCCGAGAGGACTTCTATGACCTCGTGGACGGCATGCCCGGCATCTTCCTGCCGGCGCGCCACGCGCACGAGCCCAAGTGGGCCACCGCGCCTAAGGAACTGCTGCCCGCCTACAGCCAGATCGTGACCCCGCACAGCGAGCTGAGCAACATGTTCCTGGTTGAAGCCCAGCGCGGCTGCCCCCGCCCCTGCACCTTCTGCCTGGCCCGGACCATGTATGGCCCCAACCGCAACAACCAGGCCCAGGAACTGCTGGACACCATCCCCGACTGGGTAGAGAAGGTGGGCCTGGTGGGCGCGGCCCTCAGCGACTTTCCGCACACCAAGTACGTGGGCCGCGTGCTGACCGACCGGGGCATCAAGCTGGGCGTGAGCAGCATTCGGGCCGACACCGTGGACGCCGAACTGGCCGAGATCCTCAAAGCAGGCGGCCTGCGCACCTTTACGGTGGCCAGCGACGCCCCCAGCGAGCGCCTGCGCCGCTGGCTGAAAAAAGGCATCACCACCGAGGACCTCCTCAAGACCGCGCACATCAGCCGCGATCTGGGCTTCAAGGGCATCAAGGTGTACATGATGATCGGCCTGGGCCCGGAGAACGACGACGACATCACCGAGCTGATCGAGTTCACCAGGGAACTGGCGAAGATCAACCGCATCGCGCTGGGCATCAGCCCCTTCGTGCCCAAGCGCCACACGCCGCATTTTGCTGACCCCTTTGCGGGCGTGCAGACCATCGAAAAGCGCATGAAGCGCATTCAGAAGGAGCTGCGCACCACCGCCGAACTGCGCAACGTGTCGGCCAAGTGGGCCTGGGTGGAAAGTGTGATCGCGCGCGGCGGCCCCGAGGTGGGCATGGCCGCCTACCAGATCTACCGCAACGAGAGCATCGGCGCCTGGAAAAAGGCCCTGGATGAAGTGGGCTGGAGCGACGAGTTCGAGGCGAACATGCCCACCATCGGCCTGCCGCCCGGGCAGTACGAGAGCAAGGATGTCAGCGCCCACGCGCAGGGCCTGGCGATTTAA
- the nadA gene encoding quinolinate synthase NadA has translation MKNLNEPAPVVPRPQVPHRDLLQLQVLPDEAQLRADIERLRREKNAVILAHNYQRPEVQQIADFVGDSLGLSRQAAKTDAEVIVFAGVHFMAETAAILNPEKTVLLPDLRAGCSLADTLTAQGIRDWKAANPGGLVVTYVNTTADVKAVSDYCVTSGNAVQVVQSLPEGVPVLFAPDRYLAAHVIRETGRQMDVWDGACHVHEAIRPEDVQGQQAAYPDAELLIHPECGCSSKILGAIPELQLYSTEGMIGRAKTSPAQEFIVVTETGMVTRLEKDVPGKTFIPVSRTACCEYMKMITLENVRDSLVNLQPRVTVPEAIRVRALKPIERMLAIG, from the coding sequence ATGAAGAATCTCAACGAACCCGCCCCGGTGGTGCCGCGCCCCCAGGTACCGCACCGCGACCTGCTGCAGCTGCAAGTTCTGCCCGATGAGGCCCAGTTGCGCGCCGACATCGAGCGCCTGCGCCGCGAGAAGAACGCCGTCATCCTGGCCCACAACTACCAGCGCCCCGAGGTGCAGCAGATCGCCGACTTCGTGGGCGACTCGCTGGGCCTCTCGCGCCAGGCCGCGAAGACCGACGCCGAGGTGATCGTGTTTGCGGGCGTGCACTTCATGGCCGAAACCGCCGCAATCCTGAACCCAGAAAAGACCGTCCTGCTGCCGGACCTGCGCGCGGGCTGCTCGCTGGCCGACACACTGACCGCTCAGGGCATCCGCGACTGGAAGGCGGCGAACCCCGGCGGGCTGGTCGTGACCTACGTGAACACCACCGCCGACGTGAAGGCCGTTTCGGACTACTGCGTCACCAGCGGCAACGCCGTGCAGGTTGTGCAGAGCCTCCCGGAAGGTGTGCCCGTCCTGTTTGCCCCGGACCGCTACCTCGCCGCCCATGTGATCCGCGAAACGGGCCGCCAGATGGACGTGTGGGACGGCGCTTGTCACGTCCACGAGGCCATTCGCCCCGAAGACGTGCAGGGCCAGCAGGCCGCCTACCCGGACGCCGAACTGCTGATTCACCCGGAATGCGGCTGCTCCAGCAAGATTCTGGGCGCCATTCCCGAACTCCAGCTGTACTCCACCGAGGGGATGATTGGCCGCGCCAAGACTAGCCCCGCGCAGGAATTTATCGTGGTGACCGAAACCGGGATGGTCACGCGCCTGGAGAAGGACGTGCCGGGCAAGACCTTCATTCCGGTCAGCCGCACCGCCTGCTGCGAGTACATGAAGATGATCACGCTGGAGAATGTCCGCGACAGCCTCGTGAACCTGCAGCCGCGCGTGACGGTGCCCGAGGCGATTCGCGTCCGGGCGCTGAAGCCCATTGAGCGTATGCTCGCCATTGGTTAA